A stretch of the Desulfobacter sp. genome encodes the following:
- the sixA gene encoding phosphohistidine phosphatase SixA: MALFLVQHGMSNTKETDPEKGLSELGIEKSLTMASVAKGYHIPVARVFHSGKKRAEQTARIFHRALGLDSPVTRLSGINPLDDVRAFAASLDPKANWMVVGHLPFMDRLVSFLTAGDETLRVYQFQNSGIVCLDAADQREDDWDWSIKWTLNPNITYKTILNRPGSPGRLS, encoded by the coding sequence ATGGCCTTATTTCTTGTTCAGCACGGCATGAGCAACACCAAAGAAACAGACCCTGAAAAGGGCCTGTCCGAACTTGGAATTGAAAAAAGTCTTACAATGGCCTCCGTGGCCAAGGGATATCATATCCCTGTGGCCCGGGTGTTTCATTCAGGTAAAAAAAGGGCAGAGCAGACCGCCCGGATTTTTCACAGGGCTTTGGGTCTGGATTCGCCCGTGACCCGTCTTTCCGGCATCAATCCCCTGGATGATGTCAGGGCCTTTGCAGCAAGTTTGGACCCCAAAGCCAACTGGATGGTGGTGGGGCATTTGCCCTTTATGGACCGTCTGGTCTCTTTTCTGACCGCAGGGGATGAGACCCTCCGGGTATATCAGTTTCAAAATTCAGGCATTGTCTGTTTGGATGCGGCAGATCAAAGAGAAGATGACTGGGACTGGTCGATCAAGTGGACCTTGAATCCCAATATCACCTATAAGACGATTCTGAACAGACCAGGCTCACCAGGCCGGCTGTCATGA